Proteins from one Camelina sativa cultivar DH55 chromosome 8, Cs, whole genome shotgun sequence genomic window:
- the LOC104706939 gene encoding cytokinin riboside 5'-monophosphate phosphoribohydrolase LOG8-like encodes MERSRFSKVCVFCGSNSGHREVFSDAAIELGNELVKRKIDLVYGGGSVSLMGLISRRVSEGGCHVLGIIPKALMPVEISGETVGEVRVVADMHERKAAMALEAEAFIALPGGYGTMEELLEIITWAQLGIHKKTVGLLNVDGYYNNLLALFDTGVDEGFIKPGARNIIVSAPSAKELMEDGAIYSFTQAHCFSPKLAS; translated from the exons ATGGAGAGAAGCAGATTCAGTAAAGTTTGTGTATTTTGCGGAAGTAACTCTGGTCACAGAGAAGTTTTCAGCGATGCTGCAATCGAACTTGGCAATGAACTG GTGAAGAGAAAGATAGATTTGGTTTATGGTGGTGGAAGTGTTAGTCTAATGGGTTTGATATCACGGAGAGTCTCAGAAGGTGGTTGTCATGTACTCGG GATCATTCCCAAAGCTTTAATGCCTGTTGAG ATCTCTGGTGAGACTGTTGGAGAAGTAAGAGTTGTTGCCGACATGCACGAGCGCAAAGCTGCAATGGCTCTAGAAGCTGAGGCCTTCATTGCGCTTCCTG GAGGTTATGGAACTATGGAGGAACTTCTGGAGATAATAACATGGGCACAGCTCGGTATCCATAAGAAGACG GTTGGTCTTTTGAATGTTGATGGTTACTATAACAATTTGCTTGCATTATTTGATACTGGAGTTGACGAAGGTTTTATCAAGCCAGGCGCTCGTAATATCATTGTTTCTGCTCCCTCTGCTAAAGAACTTATGGAAGATGGAG CTATATACTCCTTCACACAAGCACATTGCTTCTCACCAAAGCTGGCAAGTTGA